One Neodiprion pinetum isolate iyNeoPine1 chromosome 1, iyNeoPine1.2, whole genome shotgun sequence genomic window carries:
- the LOC124219299 gene encoding beta-hexosaminidase subunit alpha encodes MMFWTLLGILCVSTSVVISNPYRVNPGPLVTATRGEPWPQPYQTIKHDGFLILRPSVFQILITGETCDILEDAIQRYTAIVTLEASVASRELRSAPRAHARQYSSFAGNLASLNVRLINPCEDMPHLNMNESYVLDVRNTTEAGSLMAKSIWGILRGLETFTHLLSRSGDGPNLALKCQTIIDKPLLQHRGLLLDTSRHYLPISDILRTLDAMSYNKMNVFHWHITDDQSFPYQSTRFPELSAKGAFHPTLTYTRENVQKVIEYARYRGIRVIPEFDTPGHTRSWGESHPDLLTPCYNDSTGAPDGTLGPLDPTESKLYPFIRELFAEIGVTFPERYIHLGGDEVPFDCWASNPRIRQYMHEHHMNDSYEQLEAEYIQNLLNITRDLNTTSIVWQEVFDNGVHLSPETVVHVWTGNQKSKLAAVTKAGFHVLLSACWYLDHLQNGGDWRKFYACDPLAFPSTVQQRELVLGGEACMWGEVVDSTNVHPRIWPRASAAAERLWSHERNPSVTYAAQRLEEHACRMNRRGIPAQPPNGPGFCIQ; translated from the exons ATGATGTTTTGGACATTACTGGGAATCTTGTGCGTATCCACGTCGGTGGTAATTTCAAACCCATATCGTGTTAATCCCGGACCATTGGTGACCGCTACTCGAGGTGAGCCATGGCCTCAACCTTATCAAACCATAAAACACGACGGATTCCTCATTCTTCGGCCATCGGTATTCCAGATCCTG ATAACTGGAGAGACTTGTGATATTCTCGAAGACGCGATTCAACGTTACACAGCCATCGTAACTTTGGAAGCTAGTGTGGCTTCCAGGGAACTCCGATCGGCACCACGGGCACACGCAAGGCAGTACTCTTCTTTTGCCGGAAACCTTGCCTCCTTGAACGTCCGTCTAATAAACCCGTGCGAGGATATGCCTCATCTGAACATGAACGAATCCT ATGTCTTGGATGTACGCAATACAACAGAAGCAGGAAGCCTCATGGCCAAgagtatatggggcattcttCGAGGTCTTGAAACGTTTACCCACCTCCTATCACGTTCCGGGGACGGGCCGAAt CTTGCATTGAAGTGTCAGACCATCATTGACAAGCCACTATTACAACATCGTGGTCTCCTTCTGGATACTTCACGTCACTATCTTCCAATATCCGACATACTGCGAACCCTGGATGCAATGTCATACAACAAGATGAACGTATTTCATTGGCATATTACCGATGACCAAAGTTTCCCGTATCAGAGTACCCGATTTCCAGAGCTCTCCGCCAAGGGTGCCTTCCATCCCACGCTAACATATACGCGGGAAAACGTACAGAAGGTTATTGAATATGCGAGGTACCGGGGTATCCGTGTCATACCCGAATTCGACACACCAGGTCATACCAGGTCTTGGGGAGAATCTCACCCTGACCTACTCACACCATGCTACAACG ATAGCACAGGAGCTCCGGATGGCACCTTGGGTCCACTTGACCCAACGGAGTCTAAACTCTATCCATTCATTCGTGAATTATTTGCCGAGATCGGCGTCACCTTTCCCGAACGGTACATTCACCTTGGTGGCGACGAAGTGCCGTTTGATTGCTGGGCCAGTAATCCACGCATTCGTCAGTACATGCACGAGCATCACATGAACGATAGCTATGAACAACTAGAGGCAGAGTACATTCAGAATCTTCTGAATATCACTCGGGATCTCAATACGACCTCTATTGTTTGGCAGGAG GTTTTCGATAACGGTGTTCATCTTTCACCGGAAACGGTGGTCCATGTATGGACGGGAAATCAAAAGAGCAAACTAGCGGCTGTAACGAAGGCAGGATTTCATGTTTTGCTATCAGCATGCTGGTACCTCGACCATCTTCAGAATGGTGGGGATTGGCGCAAATTTTACGCTTGTGATCCTCTTGCATTTCCAAGTACCGTTCAACAGCGAGAGTTGGTGTTGGGAGGCGAAGCCTGCATGTGGGGAGAAGTTGTCGACAG tACGAACGTCCATCCAAGAATATGGCCAAGAGCAAGTGCTGCGGCCGAGAGACTGTGGAGCCACGAACGAAACCCTTCTGTGACTTATGCTGCTCAACGCCTCGAAGAGCACGCGTGTCGTATGAATAGACGCGGCATACCCGCGCAGCCGCCGAATGGCCCTGGATTCTGTATCCAATGA